One window of Misgurnus anguillicaudatus chromosome 13, ASM2758022v2, whole genome shotgun sequence genomic DNA carries:
- the LOC129431046 gene encoding nuclear protein AMMECR1-like — MGLIARVRKEWFIIGIVLVITFVGVKGERMAAGCCGVKKQKLSGSPGAGCPGGAGSGVAGTGHCGSELGIGSSSTVVAGNVNRVNGLGGPGGSSSSNTNALSPTPGGYNSTGLSPNLSPGPGSGSGARKMVVSAEMCCFCFDVLYCHLYGYQPPRTPRFTNDPYPLFVTWKIGRDKRLRGCIGTFSAMNLHSGLREYTLTSALKDSRFPPMTRDELPRLFCSVSLLTNFEDVGDYLDWEVGVHGIRIEFFNEKGSKRTATYLPEVAKEQGWDHIQTIDSLLRKGGYKAPITNDFRKTIKLTRYRSEKLTMSYAEYIAHRQHHHYQNGIGHPLPP, encoded by the exons ATGGGTCTGATCGCTCGCGTGCGTAAAGAATGGTTCATCATCGGTATCGTCCTCGTGATCACGTTCGTTGGAGTAAAAGGAG AGCGGATGGCGGCCGGGTGCTGCGGGGTGAAGAAGCAGAAGTTGTCGGGATCCCCTGGGGCGGGGTGTCCCGGCGGGGCGGGAAGCGGGGTTGCCGGGACCGGACATTGTGGATCGGAATTGGGCATCGGGTCGTCGTCGACTGTTGTGGCCGGGAACGTGAATCGGGTGAACGGCCTGGGGGGTCCAGGGGGTAGTAGTAGTAGCAACACCAATGCTCTGTCCCCAACTCCAGGAGGCTATAACTCAACCGGCCTCTCCCCGAACCTCAGTCCCGGACCTGGCTCAGGGAGCGGGGCTAGGAAAATGGTCGTTTCGGCGGAGATGTGTTGCTTCTGTTTCGACGTGCTTTATTGCCATCTATACGGATACCAGCCTCCTCGAACACCCAGGTTTACAAACGACCCCTACCCACTGTTTGTCACTTGGAAAATCGGCCGGGACAAGCGGTTGAGGGGTTGTATAGGTACATTTTCTGCCATGAACCTGCACTCAGGACTCAGGGAGTACACCCTTACCAGTGCCCTTAAAGACAGCCGCTTTCCCCCAATGACGAGGGACGAGCTGCCCCGCCTCTTCTGCTCAGTGTCTCTGCTTACCAACTTCGAGGATGTTGGTGATTATCTAGACTGGGAGGTGGGTGTTCACGGCATTAGGATagaattttttaatgaaaaaggATCAAAGCGCACCGCCACCTACCTGCCAGAGGTTGCGAAGGAGCAAGGATGGGACCACATTCAGACCATAGATTCCTTACTTCGAAAGGGAGGTTACAAAGCTCCCATCACAAATGACTTCAGGAAGACTATTAAGTTGACCAGGTACCGTAGTGAAAAGTTGACAATGAGCTACGCAGAATACATCGCCCACCGGCAACATCATCACTACCAGAACGGCATCGGGCACCCTCTCCCACCGTAG